One genomic window of Phoenix dactylifera cultivar Barhee BC4 chromosome 6, palm_55x_up_171113_PBpolish2nd_filt_p, whole genome shotgun sequence includes the following:
- the LOC103703758 gene encoding alcohol acyltransferase 9 — MTESIEIPDCRYPTEPTLVKPSSTTPRHTLYLSNLDDQKFLRFSIKYLYLYKRSVEVEVLKESLSKVLVEYYPLAGRLRISEEDGEKLEVDCNGEGALFAEGYVDLSVAEFLEGSRKPNRSWRKLLYRVEAQSFVSVPPLVVQATHLSCGGLILTTSINHCLCDGIGSAQFLHAWAQITAKPNANLPVTPFHGRHALKPRTPPCIPFFHPEFNGPPAGEPAVELLTQLLLSQPLVPVAVTFTASQILHLKKQCVPSIKCTSFEVLASHVWRAWIRSLDPPPSLRVKLLFSVSVRKRLKPELPRGFYGNGFVLGCAETSVDRLVTSNARYGVKLVQEAKASLDDDYIRSMIDLLEARRGKPDLSSTLVISPWSKLGLEDLDFGVGRPLHMGPLASEIYCLFLPVIGDLHAFTMLVSVPQSIADRFEQYCLKGIGEREEKEDGGKETGGRGY, encoded by the exons ATGACAGAGTCCATAGAGATCCCAGACTGCCGCTACCCAACAGAGCCCACCTTGGTGAAGCCGAGCAGCACCACACCAAGGCACACCCTCTACCTCTCCAACCTTGATGATCAGAAGTTTTTGAGGTTCTCGATCAAGTACTTATACTTGTATAAGAGATCGGTGGAGGTGGAGGTCTTGAAGGAGTCCCTGTCCAAGGTTTTGGTGGAGTACTACCCTTTAGCAGGGAGGCTCAGGATTAGTGAGGAGGATGGGGAGAAGCTGGAGGTGGACTGCAATGGGGAGGGGGCTCTCTTTGCCGAGGGGTATGTGGATCTCTCTGTGGCAGAATTTCTAGAAGGCTCGCGAAAGCCCAACAGGTCTTGGAGGAAGCTCTTGTACAGGGTGGAAGCTCAGAGCTTTGTCAGCGTTCCTCCACTTGTTGTTCAG GCGACTCATCTAAGCTGCGGCGGGTTGATACTAACTACCTCCATCAATCACTGCCTCTGCGATGGCATTGGATCAGCTCAATTTCTCCATGCATGGGCCCAAATCACCGCGAAACCTAATGCCAATCTCCCGGTCACCCCCTTCCACGGCCGCCACGCGCTGAAGCCCCGAACGCCACCCTGTATCCCCTTCTTCCACCCTGAATTCAACGGACCGCCGGCCGGCGAGCCCGCCGTGGAGCTCCTGACCCAACTCCTCCTATCTCAGCCGCTAGTCCCGGTCGCCGTGACCTTCACCGCTTCGCAGATCCTTCACCTCAAGAAGCAATGCGTTCCCTCCATCAAATGCACCTCCTTCGAAGTCCTAGCTTCGCACGTGTGGCGCGCCTGGATCAGGTCTCTGGACCCGCCGCCCTCTCTTCGCGTCAAGCTCCTCTTCTCCGTCAGCGTGCGCAAGAGGCTGAAGCCCGAGCTTCCACGAGGCTTCTACGGAAATGGTTTCGTGCTAGGCTGCGCGGAGACTTCGGTGGACCGGTTGGTGACATCCAATGCGCGCTACGGTGTGAAGTTGGTGCAGGAGGCCAAGGCGAGCCTCGACGACGATTACATTCGGTCCATGATCGATCTCTTGGAGGCGAGGAGGGGAAAGCCGGACCTCTCGTCGACCTTGGTCATCTCGCCATGGTCGAAGCTTGGATTGGAGGACCTGGATTTCGGGGTAGGGAGGCCTCTTCACATGGGCCCTCTGGCTAGCGAGATATACTGCCTCTTCCTTCCCGTGATCGGAGATCTGCATGCCTTCACCATGCTGGTGTCGGTCCCTCAGAGCATCGCCGACCGCTTCGAACAATATTGCCTCAAGGGAATTGGCGAaagggaagagaaggaagatggAGGGAAGGAGACTGGAGGAAGAGGCTATTAG
- the LOC103703759 gene encoding LOW QUALITY PROTEIN: bZIP transcription factor 11-like (The sequence of the model RefSeq protein was modified relative to this genomic sequence to represent the inferred CDS: deleted 1 base in 1 codon), whose product MASSSGTSSGSSQLPNSGSEEDLQALMHQRKQKRMLSNRESARRSRMRKQKHLDDLMAQVGHLRKENSQILTALNITTQNYLDVEAQNSVLRTQMMELNARLQSLDEILCYMNGGGNDGFGFGLLSNVLDVTDDGFMRPWSLMAGSCQPIMASADMFQYR is encoded by the exons ATGGCTTCCTCTAGTGGCACTTCTTCCGGGTCCAGCCAGCTTCCTAATTCTGGCTCCGAGGAAGACTTGCAGGctttgatgcaccagaggaagCAGAAGAGAATGCTATCGAACCGGGAGTCAGCGCGGCGGTCCCGGATGAGGAAacagaagcatttggatgatctCATGGCCCAAGTTGGTCATTTGAGGAAGGAGAACAGCCAGATCCTCACAGCTCTCAACATCACCACACAG AACTACCTGGATGTGGAGGCTCAGAACTCTGTGCTCAGGACCCAGATGATGGAGCTGAACGCAAGGCTTCAGTCCCTTGATGAGATCCTATGCTACATGAATGGTGGTGGTAACGATGGTTTTGGATTTGGTCTTCTCTCGAATGTCCTTGATGTCACGGACGACGGCTTCATGAGGCCATGGAGCCTGATGGCTGGGAGCTGCCAGCCCATCATGGCTTCAGCTGACATGTTTCAGTACCGTTAG